The Pyrenophora tritici-repentis strain M4 chromosome 2, whole genome shotgun sequence genome window below encodes:
- a CDS encoding Periplasmic protein TonB, whose protein sequence is MSLERVQETLATLGFGHYLNALLSPDSMTWIQFGAEPALVIGKKDDKDVLAYLTEYRKKGLEPRYTVATNAALGEGELLWSRDAVLQWPLFEPFNTITQGTKARMKVKLTMLVRFYFLWKGHLPELHGDLDKVCKNLGRVMKSVYREGEGDALEDDEADMIEESPEPEDTASTLEMRSDSRDGTKSEGAAGTIEEPKRTSTTPILQSQETNSNAFGLRQYLIDRGALYLLDNIPEPEEIQFTDQTFLEEAQPKKLFVGSRKESGEDIYAYMVRAGQRYEIRFFVEGDDFRTPIRADDVGTQRLLHPFSKTFPKPTSPNVVADQSRLALMVKYYFIAAGIAPDDVLKESKTFAERLHSALGYIAKRMGPAAVKPPPQAIIAKSPKRLDNKANNANKANDDPDKTDEDSESEESDYVFKSSIKPTMAGDKPPRISTTPKKPEASNSEHKKPVFARKSAPTIPRLTPSASPTPARPLPPVPVQSTSTTKPSPSTTKSPKTIKPTKTSKPSKRPRTSDSSFPFDDDAIFEDLRRLMTQNDDLTRDINAVAHELETHEMRKEAFLAKWEAKHDALVQKQEKMKMEKIEVRRQVFKRQKKCEEALEED, encoded by the exons ATGTCTCTGGAACGCGTCCAAGAAACCTTGGCTACTCTAGGTTTTGGACATTATCTCAATGCATTACTATCGCCAGATTCGATGACCTGGATACAGTTTGGAGCTGAGCCTGCTCTAGTCATCGGAAAGAAGGATGATAAGGATGTTCTTGCATATCTAACTGAATATCGCAAGAAAGGGCTAGAGCCACGGTATACCGTGGCCACCAACGCTGCCCTAGGGGAGGGGGAGTTACTTTGGAGTCGGGATGCAGTCTTGCAATGGCCTCTCTTTGAGCCATTCAACACCATCACCCAAGGCACAAAAGCGAGAATGAAGGTTAAGCTTACCATGCTGGTACGCTTCTATTTTCTGTGGAAAGGTCACTTACCTGAATTGCACGGTGACCTTGATAAAGTTTGCAAAAATCTTGGACGTGTAATGAAGAGTGTGTATCGAGAGGGTGAAGGGGATGCTCTCGAAGATGACGAAGCCGACATGATCGAAGAGAGTCCGGAGCCTGAAGATACGGCCAGTACGCTTGAGATGCGTTCGGACAGCCGTGATGGGACGAAAAGCGAGGGAGCTGCTGGAACGATCGAGGAGCCGAAGCGTACAAGCACCACACCAATTCTTCAGAGCCAGGAAACGAATTCAAATGCATTTGGCCTGAGGCAGTATCTGATAGACCGCGGTGCCTTGTATCTTTTGGATAACATACCCGAGCCTGAGGAGATACAATTCACCGACCAAACATTCTTGGAAGAGGCCCAGCCAAAGAAGCTGTTTGTTGGGAGTCGCAAAGAATCAGGGGAAGACATATACGCATACATGGTCCGGGCAGGACAGCGCTACGAGATACGTTTCTTTGTCGAAGGCGATGACTTCAGGACCCCAATACGAGCCGATGATGTTGGAACACAACGCTTATTACATCCCTTTAGCAAGACATTTCCCAAGCCTACGTCACCCAACGTTGTGGCTGACCAATCCAGACTGGCTCTCATGGTCAAGTATTACTTCATCGCAGCTGGTATTGCACCCGACGATGTGCTAAAGGAATCAAAGACCTTCGCAGAGCGCCTTCACTCGGCACTAGGATACATTGCCAAGCGCATGGGCCCAGCAGCAGTCAAGCCACCACCACAAGCTATAATCGCAAAATCACCAAAACGCCTGGACAACAAGGCCAATAATGCGAACAAGGCCAACGATGATCCAGACAAAACGGACGAGGATTCAGAATCAGAAGAGAGTGACTATGTCTTCAAAAGCAGTATCAAACCCACAATGGCCGGCGACAAACCACCCCGCATCTCAACGACTCCTAAAAAGCCTGAAGCCTCAAACTCGGAACACAAGAAACCAGTATTCGCTCGCAAATCCGCTCCTACAATCCCCCGCC TAACCCCCTCCGCAAGCCCCACACCCGCCCGTCCCCTCCCCCCTGTCCCCGTCCAatccacctccaccaccaaaCCCAGCCCCTCTACCACCAAATCCCCCAAGACCATCAAACCCACCAAGACCTCCAAACCCTCCAAACGGCCCCGCACCTCCGATTCCTCCTTTCCCTTCGATGACGACGCCATCTTCGAAGACCTGCGCCGCCTAATGACACAAAACGACGACCTAACACGCGACATCAACGCCGTTGCGCACGAGCTGGAAACCCATGAGATGCGCAAAGAAGCCTTTTTGGCGAAGTGGGAGGCTAAGCATGATGCGCTCGTGCAGAAGCaggagaagatgaagatggaGAAGATTGAGGTTAGGCGGCAGGTTTTTAAGAGGCAGAAGAAGTGTGAGGAGGCGTTAGAAGAGGACTGA
- a CDS encoding Membrane-bound metallopeptidase, giving the protein MDTHSRFGQGHHNDHIILMWAVMTISRFNELFPSLEEANTVFRSIETKAKALRLRYRFDKVAQIFCSNDMDPWAGVPTEEVTKLFLDMDNAANDFYNRTAEGRQILHGDYEGIAYILNEFAMYLFRRNGQEQPDADGEVPIFRAIAQQIAEVLDDTTITSRFEAFNQPMASRLAISQVERNSRGGPKSWIYRHGWAVWHRKYKKNYWLCRYCHQRRKQEACYEADSTTNAGRHLSSNKPGHSHGPNGPVPIASREGNIMGALAKSQVYIMRSKGIEVSQEVANEIAASFSTSRFQDALKDWVVADNQSLRVIETPQFRAMIAAVSPLAEALLWPVANYLREARSLIHVSFDNWTSTGGQYAFTGLCVHYLNSEGKLVDHLLGLPELHGAHTGNNIAAAATTILRLFGVDNARVGYFVLDNASNNDTAVESLAEEFGFIASERRLRCCCHILNLSAQLVIWGKDRSAYENEAAHLEEEEKYMDEWRKYGPVGVLFDVIASICTPQTRQLLERLQCEEAESLGVTPHIRQLVKPVKTRWNSYFNTFVRAAELHGPIDGYIECKLEEHSAATATSRRRKNHRLKDVNYEDLDAPEDHLITNVNLAHCKLAKYYAKFDNAPVYYTATILHPHYKHHLSALWKVPDTHVTARDGVHYRDGWLDNNHRAFLRMWQGRKDSAATSAHTVTPPRKKPRLGISTSRSAFLQSSIEQSTRQLEASLAEDEYEIWKRQPALAEEDWLSLNPLLYWESVAGQFPILSKFAIDVLTIPAAAADCERTFSELGDMLGTRRLHMKPELISALQSLKSWKRLATLEVVRERDKIEEKLQKAQAKKQREEVQLQRQVKLEEKRVERQRLKEIRELERAEKAAERARKVEAQHQKKATQQAQQRKRKASRAPSSKNKRQKRAMEDRARDRVASPPSPPPPKTTSRGRNVNLPQKFR; this is encoded by the exons ATGGATACTCATAGTCGATTTGGCCAAGGCCATCACAATGATCACATAATCCTTATGTGGGCTGTTATGACCATATCTCGATTCAACGAACTGTTTCCCTCCCTGGAGGAGGCGAACACCGTGTTTCGCAGTATCGAAACCAAAGCCAAAGCTCTACGACTTCGGTATAGATTCGACAAGGTGGCCCAAATCTTCTGCAGCAATGACATGGACCCCTGGGCTGGTGTCCCAACAGAAGAGGTTACCAAACTCTTCCTCGATATGGATAACGCAGCCAATGACTTTTATAACCGCACTGCTGAGGGTAGACAGATACTTCATGGGGACTATGAAGGAATCGCTTATATCCTCAATGAGTTTGCCATGTACTTATTCAGAAGGAACGGACAAGAACAACCAGACGCTGACGGTGAAGTGCCGATATTTAGAGCTATTGCACAACAGATTGCTGAGGTTTTGGACGACACTACTATAACATCCCGTTTTGAAGCGTTCAACCAGCCCATGGCTAgcagacttgctatcagtcag gttgagcgtaatagtcgcggtgggccaaaaagctggatctaccgccacggctgggccgtctggcaccgcaagtacaagaaaaactactggctttgccggtactgccatcaacgacggaagcaggaggcttgctacgaggctgacagcactacaaacgccggccgacacctctcaagcaacaagcctggacactcacacggacctaacggacctgtaccaattgctagccgggagggcaatattatgggcgcgctcgcaaagtcccaagtatatattatgaggtctaaagggatagaagtatcgcaagaggtagcaaacgagatagcagcaagcttttcaacctctcgatttcaggacgcgctgaaggactgggtagtcgcggacaaccagagccttcgcgtaatagaaacgccgcagtttcgagccatgattgcggccgtgagcccgctagccgaagctctcctttggc ctgttgccaactaccttcgcgaagcccggtcgcttatacacgtgtcattcgacaactggacttcaactggtgggcagtatgcttttactggcctctgcgtacattaccttaacagcgagggcaagctagttgaccacctgcttgggttgcctgagctacacggggcgcacactggcaataatattgccgctgcagcaacaacaatacttcggctatttggcgttgacaacgcgagggttgggtactttgtgcttgacaacgcaagtaacaatgatactgcagttgagtccttagcagaggagtttggctttatcgcaagcgagcggcggctgcggtgctgctgccatatactcaacctaagcgcacaattagtaatttggggcaaagaccgtagcgcgtacgagaatgaagccgcacaccttgaggaagaggagaagtacatggatgagtggcgcaaatacggtcctgttggcgtcctctttgacgtgattgcgtctatctgtacgcctcaaactcgacaactactagagcgcctacagtgcgaggaggcagagtctctaggtgttacaccccacatccggcagcttgtgaagcctgttaagacacgctggaatagctatttcaacacgtttgtccgtgcagctgagctacacggccctatcgatggctatattgagtgtaaacttgaggagcatagtgctgcaacagcaacctcacgacgccggaagaatc accgccttaaggatgtaaattacgaagatctagatgcgcctgaagatcatcttattacaaacgttaaccttgcacattgtaagcttgctaagtactacgcaaaattcgataacgcgcctgtctactacactgctacaatactacacccgcactacaaacaccacctctcagcgctctggaaggtgcctgacacccatgtcactgcccgtgacggtgtccactatcgcgacggctggcttgacaataaccaccgggcattcctgcgtatgtggcaggggcggaaggactctgcagccacttcagctcacactgtaacgccgccgcgtaagaagccccggctagggatttcaacgtcgcgatcagcttttctacagtcgtcaattgagcaaagcacacggcagttagaggcaagccttgctgaggatgagtatgagatatggaagcggcaaccagcgttagctgaggaggattggctgtctcttaatccgcttctatactgggagtcagttgctgggcagttccctatactctcaaagttcgctattgacgtcctaacaataccagcagcagcggcagactgtgagcggactttcagcgagcttggcgacatgttaggcacccggagactccatatgaagccagagcttatttcagctttgcagagcttgaagagctggaagaggcttg caactctggaagtagtacgggagcgagataagatagaggagaaactccaaaaagcacaggccaagaagcagcgtgAGGAGGTtcaactgcagcgtcaagttaagctcgaggagaagcgtgtagagaggcagaggctcaaggagataagggagcttgagcgagctgagaaagcagctgaacgcgcgcgcaaagttgaagctcaacaccagaaaaaagccacccaacaagctcaacaacgcaagcgTAAAGCCTCAAGAGCGCCCTCTTCTAAgaacaagcgtcaaaaacgaGCGATGGAGGATAGAGCTCGCGATAGAGTTGCATCTCCTCCAtcgcctccaccaccaaagaccacatcacgtggccgcaacgtcaacctcccacaAAAATTCAGATAG
- a CDS encoding rve domain containing protein: MATYTSSTAVTARLAADGKNWKDWIKQLINYAAADGAVAVLDGAPRPEFDATDDKYRITAMQRPITHPLGTSTDVIQAELDRVGKLNKTIGPFNNEARQLLKEDKLALDSWVARDARLQNTILSSIDKPLVAQVRTCPTAHDMYKALKDLNSNGDYANAALAWTAFIDLRAETQPTVRSYIGKFRETINDITVQGITLGWKKPSAVPGTSADRDIEDLLIIHFLHGLARVLPQWVEARNNDLRQGHTWSIDTLVASLEDHLRHAPDEPVKTFLSVSKQAEEKRVLTRLNGRGNGNNSNQNSTPTPSSLPTRNNNQQKRTPQPVGMCDHCKREHPGPNELCWKLHPSLTPDNVKKRTADNAAKKAAAAAARTNVTVAKNSNDDDADQYDAHSYVTVATFVSPTLLKKAVSNHDYQQRYCYDTAANRHVFNNRSKFYEYAPIDNDVHGSTGSTTAAGVGTVRLEVVKADGTTEKISLQNVLYCPDFATNVISQAPFKRAGVWYHSGKDKLYTASDEELAYLPEIDGIPNFLVVTESSKAPAALSYASLVCYRSSADEPSSSRPATDWHHIMGHAGIDAIKDTAKVVHGMKLTTSTVTNCEPCGLSKSKRNISRIQQTPPNTALGKVHVDVVGPITIPGKDGERYFMPITDGKSRRQWLFTSDSRAVLGQQLINWCKAMKAKGFTITIHTDNAREFINASNKQYFDSVGIEVVTSPPYDATRNGIAERANGITEDRTRGALIAAKLPIKLWPYAAKYMARIHNLVSNSNLPGKITPLEAWNRSIGYPNPVPNVAKMHAFGHVGYAHIPAQKRVKGDKFAPRAHKGHLVGMIGENIYQMWIPETDEIVTTASVRFDSYDSPSTPPLSPIIGPSPSPKVLPFKPLINRLADAATTPPAPPQDGDGGDLDNHQLPRADGGDGFDGFEDDDEAPPAPPTRGNNKAARRHEINADLNPAHIIHGPRNRRARAFFTSSTFDRCFAMALVKPTLGSKLSELPPEPRNYRQFLKHPRRDDLQLAMDDEYNALIANGTWRPATAEEIAKYEIIPGQWVWTYKGNAQGYHVKDKARMVACGNKQQESIWYREVYSYVVRTSTLRILLALVAYFDLECEQIDMITAYLNAHLDDDDVVLLRLPAGCTGFGNIVRLRRGMYGLRQSALLWYNDLKDSLKDLGFEPIEADPCVFVNPTTKAIIVVYVDDLILITRDVTSMKALKSQLLNRYKARDLGPIGFYLGIRILRDRPNRSLSMTMDSYVDRIVDEYHLANAPKADNPLPKSALTLIKRDDIADNNLIQQYQSLVAKLLYPTSIIRCDLAWHVNFMARFANNPTSEQLSLLKHMLRYYNGTATLGIKYQGDLKDANMDDPDHMIGLKAYSDSAHGDNNERKSSSGYVIKMAGGVVSYKSYRQRLVTLSSTESEYIAMTYAAKEINWLQRLLSQVGYVGNDLKPFKLYTDNQPALNMIRKDGHHERTKHIDAYFKYTKQQYKDGNLKLDYLPGVEMPADGLTKPLDKQEHAKFIGLIDMVNVPRM, translated from the coding sequence ATGGCAACTTACACCTCCTCCACAGCTGTCACAGCGCGCCTTGCAGCCGACGGCAAAAACTGGAAGGACTGGATTAAACAACTCATCAATTACGCAGCCGCCGATGGCGCTGTAGCCGTCCTAGATGGCGCTCCGCGCCCAGAATTTGACGCTACAGACGACAAATATCGCATTACCGCCATGCAGCGCCCGATCACTCATCCATTAGGCACCTCAACAGACGTTATCCAAGCCGAGCTTGACCGTGTCGGCAAACTCAACAAGACTATAGGACCGTTCAACAATGAGGCTCGACAGCTACTTAAAGAGGACAAGCTTGCGCTTGACTCATGGGTCGCCCGAGATGCCCGACTCCAAAACACCATACTCTCATCCATTGACAAGCCTCTCGTAGCTCAGGTGCGCACTTGCCCCACCGCCCACGATATGTACAAGGCTCTCAAGGACCTAAACAGCAACGGTGACTACGCCAATGCTGCTCTCGCGTGGACTGCCTTCATCGACCTCCGCGCTGAGACCCAACCCACAGTCCGCAGCTATATTGGAAAGTTTCGCGAGACAATTAATGACATCACGGTACAAGGCATCACACTTGGATGGAAGAAGCCTTCAGCAGTACCTGGTACATCCGCCGACCGCGACATCGAAGACCTGCTCATCATCCACTTCCTTCACGGCTTAGCTCGTGTACTCCCACAGTGGGTAGAAGCTCGCAATAACGACCTCCGCCAAGGCCATACATGGTCTATCGACACGCTCGTCGCGTCACTCGAGGATCACCTACGCCATGCCCCAGATGAGCCCGTGAAGACTTTCCTCTCCGTCTCTAAACAAGCGGAGGAGAAGCGCGTTCTCACACGCCTAAATGGCCGCGGCAATGGCAACAACAGCAACCAGAACTCTACTCCTACTCCTTCGTCTCTGCCGACGCGCAATAACAACCAACAGAAGCGTACTCCTCAGCCTGTTGGAATGTGCGATCACTGCAAGCGAGAGCACCCAGGACCTAATGAGCTTTGCTGGAAACTTCACCCTTCTCTCACCCCAGATAATGTTAAGAAGCGCACCGCAGACAATGCCGCTAAGAAGGCCGCAGctgcagcagctcgtacAAACGTTACAGTGGCCAAGAACAGCAACGACGACGATGCTGATCAGTACGATGCTCACTCATACGTGACAGTCGCCACCTTCGTCTCTCCGACTCTCCTCAAGAAGGCAGTCTCCAATCACGACTATCAACAGCGGTACTGCTACGACACTGCCGCTAACCGGCACGTCTTCAATAACCGCTCGAAATTTTACGAATACGCTCCAATCGACAATGACGTACACGGCTCTACCGGATCAACCACCGCCGCCGGCGTTGGCACTGTACGCCTTGAAGTCGTCAAAGCCGACGGAACAACAGAGAAGATCTCACTCCAAAACGTCCTCTACTGCCCCGATTTCGCCACCAACGTCATCTCCCAAGCTCCATTCAAGCGCGCGGGAGTGTGGTATCACTCGGGCAAGGACAAATTGTACACTGCCTCAGATGAGGAGCTAGCTTACTTACCAGAGATCGACGGTATACCCAACTTTCTCGTAGTTACAGAATCCTCCAAGGCGCCGGCCGCTCTCTCATACGCCTCTCTTGTTTGCTATCGAAGCTCTGCCGATGAGCCCTCATCCTCACGGCCAGCCACCGACTGGCATCATATCATGggacacgctggaatagaCGCTATTAAGGACACTGCAAAAGTTGTACATGGGATGAAGCTCACTACTTCTACCGTCACCAACTGCGAGCCCTGCGGCCTCTCCAAATCAAAGCGAAATATCTCTCGAATTCAACAAACTCCACCCAATACAGCGCTTGGCAAGGTCCATGTCGATGTCGTCGGCCCCATCACTATACCTGGAAAAGATGGAGAGCGTTACTTCATGCCTATCACGGATGGCAAGTCACGCCGACAGTGGCTATTCACATCAGACAGCCGCGCTGTACTAGGCCAACAGCTTATTAATTGgtgcaaagctatgaaggCCAAAGGCTTTACCATCACTATCCATACCGACAACGCTCGCGAGTTTATTAACGCCAGCAACAAGCAGTACTTCGATAGCGTGGGCATCGAGGTAGTTACGTCACCACCTTATGATGCCACTCGCAATGGTATTGCAGAGCGCGCCAACGGTATCACAGAGGATCGAACTCGCGGAGCTCTTATTGCAGCCAAGCTTCCTATAAAGCTGTGGCCCTACGCAGCCAAATATATGGCCCGCATTCACAACCTCGTCTCCAACAGCAACCTCCCAGGAAAGATCACTCCTTTAGAGGCCTGGAATCGCTCTATAGGCTACCCAAACCCAGTCCCAAACGTCGCCAAGATGCACGCTTTCGGCCATGTTGGATACGCCCATATACCCGCCCAGAAGCGCGTTAAAGGTGACAAATTTGCACCTCGTGCTCACAAGGGCCACCTCGTCGGTATGATCGGCGAGAACATCTACCAGATGTGGATCCCAGAGACTGATGAGATCGTTACCACCGCCTCCGTGCGGTTTGATAGCTACGACTCACCCTCCACTCCTCCATTGTCTCCCATCATCGGCCcttcaccatcaccgaagGTGCTCCCATTTAAACCTCTCATCAACCGCCTCGCCGACGCCGCTACAACTCCACCCGCTCCTCCGCaagatggtgatggcggcgattTGGACAATCATCAGCTACCTCGTGCTGATGGCGGAGATGGCTTTGATGGTTtcgaggatgatgatgaagctCCACCAGCTCCTCCAACCCGTGGTAACAACAAGGCAGCGCGTCGACATGAGATTAACGCGGACCTCAACCCAGCTCATATCATACACGGCCCTCGCAATCGCCGGGCACGTGCTTTCTTCACTTCATCTACTTTTGATCGCTGCTTCGCCATGGCTCTCGTCAAGCCCACTCTCGGCTCAAAGCTTTCAGAACTTCCACCGGAGCCTCGCAACTATCGTCAGTTTCTCAAACATCCTCGCCGCGATGATCTACAACTCGCAATGGACGATGAGTACAACGCTCTTATCGCCAACGGTACTTGGCGCCCTGCTACGGCAGAGGAGATTGCCAAGTATGAGATCATCCCAGGTCAATGGGTGTGGACGTATAAAGGCAACGCTCAAGGCTATCACGTGAAAGACAAGGCTCGCATGGTGGCTTGCGGCAACAAGCAACAAGAATCAATTTGGTACCGCGAGGTTTACTCCTACGTCGTCCGAACTTCTACGCTCCGCATCCTCCTCGCCCTTGTGGCTTACTTCGATCTAGAGTGTGAGCAGATCGACATGATTACTGCTTACCTCAACGCTCACctcgacgacgatgacgtTGTCCTCCTTCGCCTGCCCGCAGGCTGTACTGGCTTTGGGAATATTGTTCGCCTTCGCCGCGGCATGTACGGCCTCCGTCAGTCAGCCCTATTGTGGTACAACGACCTCAAGGACTCTCTCAAAGATCTCGGCTTCGAGCCCATCGAAGCAGATCCCTGCGTCTTCGTCAACCCAACAACAAAGGCCATCATAGTCGTGTACGTTGACGACCTTATCCTTATTACACGTGACGTGACCTCTATGAAGGCACTTAAGTCACAACTCCTCAATCGATACAAGGCTCGTGACCTTGGCCCAATTGGTTTCTACTTGGGAATTCGAATCCTCCGCGATCGTCCCAACCGCTCTCTCTCTATGACGATGGATAGCTACGTTGATCGCATTGTCGATGAGTATCACCTCGCCAACGCTCCAAAGGCAGACAACCCCCTCCCAAAGTCGGCCCTCACCCTCATCAAGCGTGATGACATCGCCGACAACAACCTTATACAGCAGTACCAATCGCTCGTCGCGAAGCTACTCTATCCTACCTCCATTATTCGCTGTGACCTAGCTTGGCACGTGAACTTCATGGCACGCTTTGCAAACAACCCTACGTCAGAGCAACTGTCACTGCTAAAGCACATGCTCCGCTACTACAACGGCACGGCAACTCTCGGCATCAAGTACCAAGGTGACCTTAAAGACGCTAATATGGACGACCCAGATCACATGATAGGCCTTAAGGCCTACAGTGACTCCGCCCATGGCGACAACAACGAGCGCAAGTCGTCCTCCGGCTACGTCATCAAGATGGCTGGAGGCGTCGTCTCATACAAATCGTACCGCCAGCGCCTCGTTACTCTCTCCTCCACAGAATCAGAATATATTGCCATGACGTatgctgccaaagagatcaATTGGCTTCAACGCCTACTCTCTCAGGTTGGATACGTCGGTAACGACCTCAAGCCCTTCAAGCTGTACACCGATAATCAGCCAGCGCTTAATATGATCCGCAAGGACGGCCATCACGAGCGTacaaagcacatcgacgcGTACTTCAAGTATACAAAGCAGCAGTACAAAGACGGCAACCTCAAGCTCGACTATCTCCCCGGCGTAGAGATGCCCGCCGACGGCCTTACGAAGCCTCTCGACAAACAAGAGCACGCTAAGTTCATTGGCCTCATCGATATGGTGAACGTTCCCCGCATGTAG
- a CDS encoding Zn-ribbon RNA-binding protein with a function in translation yields MAKNGANRYALFTDNDENAQPASEPVTDPSKNPFVNQVADNSIPWQEVKKRGPVVQSQPQSEQATYHTLRPAKERTKTTVAGPFSKEDRIRCISFSTSESAEKVYDPHENWCGVCFIKFPTKNAIITHVKQTPEHHHYCNLCKRVFKDRNGLKNHVDNSNDHDVHCNLCLSAFKDEWGLKNHFENNYTVNHEFVCLICLRGFRTRAEMDRHLQTAEMHTWCATCQRRFRTQDERDAHWRTTNRHKHCLQPGCVFDAPDQATLTHHLKHDHFQCEGCKRILPSQTKLNQHYEKCSLAIPCPQCGDHCAGQAQLALHLEHCYYCEECGFHTHHEGNFHIHLTKHIPANIACWGCTAPMRTYSSLINHLESGRCPKLNEPALLMRCLGKWWYSPLYMDLDMHAQIRTGRVNIIEVQQWMNQGVLHPFVCRYPGCGKVFNHLSSLVLHCESKACAWDVSRLNMPGLEKEFRQLCLRRDSGTSSW; encoded by the exons ATGGCCAAGAACGGCGCCAATCGCTATGCGCTGTTCACCGACAACGACGAAAATGCGCAGCCCGCCAGTGAACCAGTCACCGACCCCTCCAAGAACCCGTTCGTGAACCAGGTAGCCGACAACTCGATCCCTTGGCAAGAGGTCAAAAAGCGCGGACCGGTGGTGCAGTCGCAGCCACAGTCAGAACAGGCAACTTATCATACGCTGCGCCCAGCAAAGGAACGGACCAAAACCACCGTCGCAGGCCCATTTAGCAAAGAAGATAGGATCCGATGCATCTCCTTTTCCACAAGCGAGAGCGCTGAGAAAGTCTACGACCCGCACGAAAACTGGTGCGGCGTCTGCTTCATCAAGTTCCCGACTAAGAACGCGATCATCACGCACGTCAAGCAAACACCAGAACATCACCATTACTGCAACCTGTGCAAGCGTGTGTTCAAGGACCGCAATGGGCTGAAGAACCATGTTGACAACTCGAATGACCACGACGTGCACTGTAACTTGTGTCTTTCGGCGTTCAAGGACGAGTGGGGACTCAAGAACCATTTCGAGAACAACTACACTGTTAACCATGAGTTTGTGTGTCTGATTTGTTTGCGGGGTTTCCGTACGAGGGCTGAGATGGACCGGCATTTGCAGACGGCGGAGATGCATACGTGGTGTGCGACTTGTCAGCGGCGGTTTCGCACTCAAGATGAGCGTGATGCGCATTGGCGGACGACGAATA GGCACAAGCACTGTCTACAACCAGGCTGTGTCTTCGACGCCCCAGACCAAGCAACCTTAACCCACCACCTGAAGCACGACCACTTTCAATGCGAAGGCTGTAAGCGCATACTACCCAGCCAAACCAAGCTGAATCAGCACTACGAAAAGTGTTCTCTCGCTATCCCCTGTCCTCAATGCGGCGACCACTGCGCTGGACAAGCTCAGCTAGCGCTCCACCTAGAACACTGCTACTACTGCGAAGAATGCGGTTTCCACACCCACCACGAGGGTAACTTCCACATT CACTTGACCAAACACATCCCCGCCAACATCGCCTGTTGGGGCTGCACTGCGCCCATGCGCACCTACTCCAGCCTGATCAACCACCTGGAATCCGGCCGCTGCCCCAAACTCAACGAGCCTGCCCTTCTCATGCGCTGTCTGGGTAAATGGTGGTACTCGCCCCTCTACATGGATCTCGACATGCACGCCCAAATCCGCACTGGCCGCGTTAATATCATCGAGGTGCAGCAGTGGATGAACCAGGGTGTGTTGCATCCATTTGTCTGTCGCTATCCAGGCTGTGGCAAGGTGTTTAACCATCTCAGTTCGTTGGTGTTGCATTGCGAGAGTAAGGCGTGTGCGTGGGATGTTAGTCGCTTGAATATGCCAGGCTTAGAGAAGGAGTTCAGGCAGTTGTGTCTTAGGAGGGACAGTGGGACCTCGTCATGGTAG